A genomic region of Phragmites australis chromosome 2, lpPhrAust1.1, whole genome shotgun sequence contains the following coding sequences:
- the LOC133903828 gene encoding calmodulin-binding transcription activator 4-like gives MQQQASGFNIHKLEHEVKTRWLKPHEVLRILQNHEWLTVTHKPPHKPPIGSWFLYNRRVLRYFRNDGYEWQKKKNRKTINEAHERLKVDNMEALSCYYARADKNPTFQRWIYWILDP, from the exons ATGCAGCAGCAAG CTTCAGGCTTCAATATACACAAGCTAGAACATGAAGTGAAGACCCGCTGGCTGAAGCCTCACGAAGTTCTGAGGATATTACAGAATCATGAGTGGCTCACGGTGACACATAAGCCCCCTCATAAGCCACCGA TTGGTTCTTGGTTTCTTTACAACCGTAGAGTACTTCGGTACTTCCGAAATGATGGATATGAAtggcaaaagaagaagaataggaaGACCATTAATGAAGCCCATGAGCGTCTTAAG GTTGATAACATGGAAGCACTAAGTTGCTACTATGCTCGTGCAGACAAAAATCCTACATTTCAGAGGTGGATATATTGGATACTTGATCCGTAA